The following proteins come from a genomic window of Plectropomus leopardus isolate mb chromosome 11, YSFRI_Pleo_2.0, whole genome shotgun sequence:
- the kiaa0513 gene encoding uncharacterized protein KIAA0513 homolog, with protein sequence MEGVAVDNLIDFDLPSEATTLSIDGGQHQGHTDIFSPEPVSSAGVHQQPLLPEPMAPTKPSSHHHHHHEDGDDSDATESADSENDMDPPSHMWELRRSSSSSAHSGEDADAETLERRQFMKAYVEKVFHGKEDFDQEEKARFGELCSGENGKGREWFAKYVSAQRCHSKCVSEATFYRLVQSFAVVLFECYQMDDYSPAKNLMTMCFTYYYIGKSQPSPSELLDRGGPPAGLDSYLDKANFWLSGKKDAAERLLKNTSKTDVKGFFGGLESKLRSSMAPKTEDGESPVETKPKSPVSEAPEEKKGEKVYLYTHLKQQPIWHTLRFWNAAFFDAVHCERKKRSPTTREKWCHMTQEERDDSSKIDENIAFGQLGTFTHNMLAFGLSKKLCNDFLKKQAVIGNLNEEQYKLLTDHIEKMAAE encoded by the exons ATGGAGGGCGTAGCCGTTGACAACCTAATAGACTTTGACCTCCCCTCTGAGGCCACAACTCTGAGCATAGACGGAGGCCAACATCAAGGCCACACAGACATTTTCTCCCCGGAGCCGGTGTCTTCCGCTGGAGTCCACCAGCAGCCCTTACTGCCAGAGCCCATGGCCCCAACCAAGCCCAgctcccaccaccaccaccaccacgaGGATGGAGACGACAGCGATGCTACAGAGTCAGCAGACAGCGAGAACGACATGGACCCGCCCTCTCATATGTGGGAGCTGAGGAGGTCGTCATCTTCGTCCGCTCACAGCGGCGAGGACGCCGACGCCGAGACGCTGGAGAGGAGACAGTTCATGAAGGCTTATGTGGAGAAGGTGTTTCATGGAAA GGAGGACTTTGACCAGGAAGAAAAGGCTCGTTTTGGAGAGCTGTGCAGCGGGGAGAACGGCAAAGGCAGGGAGTGGTTTGCCAAATACGTCAGCGCACAG CGCTGCCACTCTAAATGTGTCAGCGAAGCCACCTTCTACAGACTGGTGCAGTCATTTGCAGTTGTACTGTTTGA atgtTACCAGATGGATGACTACAGCCcagccaaaaacctcatgacCATGTGCTTCACATACTACTACATTG GGAAGTCCCAGCCATCACCCTCAGAGCTGCTGGATCGCGGTGGTCCTCCAGCTGGTCTGGACTCGTACCTCGACAAGGCTAACTTCTGGCTGTCTGGAAAGAAGGATGCCGCTGAGCGCCTCCTCAAAAACACATCTAAAACTGACGTCAAAGGCTTCTTCGGAGGCCTAGAGAGCAAACTGAGGAGCTCAATGGCTCCAAAGACAGA GGATGGGGAAAGCCCAGTTGAGACAAAGCCCAAATCACCAG TATCTGAGGCGCCggaggaaaagaaaggagagaaggtGTACCTGTACACCCATCTGAAGCAGCAACCCATTTG GCACACACTGAGGTTTTGGAACGCTGCGTTTTTTGATGCCGTCCATtgtgagaggaagaaaaggtcACCAACCACGAG ggaGAAGTGGTGTCATATGACCCAGGAGGAGAGGGACGACAGCTCCAAAATCGATGAGAACATCGCCTTCGGCCAGCTCGG GACATTCACTCATAACATGCTGGCGTTTGGGCTCAGTAAGAAGCTCTGCAACGACTTCCTGAAGAAGCAGGCGGTCATCGGGAACCTGAATGAAG